DNA sequence from the Hippopotamus amphibius kiboko isolate mHipAmp2 chromosome 1, mHipAmp2.hap2, whole genome shotgun sequence genome:
caGAAAATAAGGTGAGATAAaaacatttatcaaaaaaaaaaaacatttatcaaCGTGTGATATATTAAATTACTGTTTGTGGTTGATCTTGTCTCAATAGATTTGGGATAAAACCAGCTTGGAATGTTTGAAAGTGTTAACGGGACACACTGGCTCTGTCCTTTGTCTTCAGTATGATGAGCGTGTCATTGTGACTGGCTCTTCAGACTCTACAGTGAGGTGAGTGATTTGGCTTCACTGGTCTGAACTTGTATGTCTTCCACGGGGAGACAGATTCACACCCTCTTCTGCAATAAAGTACACGTATACCCTGTATATGTTTTTGTATGCTAGATTTCAAAACCACTTTTGGTGTAGGTACATTCGGGCAAGGTAGGCAGGAAAGCTAACTTTTGTTAAGTAGGTCCTATTCCCATTACCAGACATTATAGAGATGGCAGCATGCTTTCCTGTAAAGACACATTACCTAGTATCAGGCTAGCTTTCTCTTGGGAGACCACActccagaggagagaggaaggaagcaggtGTTCTAGGAGTGTGATGGGCAGTAACCTACAATACTGAAAGAATCAGAAGCAATTATTTGCAGCACTTTTTGAGGGAGACAAGTAATGTGCCAGGTATTTTGTGTAAGGTTATCCTGTGGAATTCTCACATCAGCCTTTCTAAGTAGGTAAATagtatcttcttttttaatagatgtagtattgggaaactgaggccagagaggtgaaTAATTTACTCTGTCACACAGTTAATTTAGAGCCTTGAACTTTTATCATTCAAGACTATCATGATATTCGGTAGCTCTTCCGGTAATGGAGACACTAGTTTTCAGATGCCACCCCAGGGGCAGAGTGATGAAGATGGAGGTGGCAGTGTTCTGTAGTAGAAGGGAAGCAGGGACTGCTGGTTGGGAATTGAGAGTAGAAAGGAAACGTTATTGGGATCTACTCCTAAACCACTGGGACAAGGACGTTTTTTCATACCAGGTGGCTTTGGGTTTTGGTGTAATGGATTCACCAGGGCCTAGAGGTAAAACAGTAAGGCCTCAGCTGGACTGCTGGTAGCCTGAGGAAGGCATGtcatgtggaggaaaggaaatgccTCTTCTAGGATGAGTCAGAGACTTGAAGAGGATTGTTTTACAGGCACACCTAAGAGATTGAAATAGTCACCAGCATGCCTAGTATCCTTCCCCTGACTCAGTGCTTCCAGGCTGCTGCTTCCGCCGTAGATCACGTCTCAGCCTTAGAAGCCTGAGTCTTTCCTTCTCTGCACAAACTTGTCCCCTTAGGAGACTGGCGTTACAGAAAAGCTATGACGTGAAAGGGCCGCCCCTAAGAACCCTGTATCTCGAGGGTAAGGCACTTGGAGACACTGGCTTTGTCCATAAAGTGACTGGCTAAACAGATGGGTGTGGTGATTGATGAGACACCATGACTTAAAACAGTCTCCAGTTTGCAGTGGGTAAATATTAGACTCAAAAGCTTgtcaaaggtaaaaaaaaaccttaagctTGGAACCCAGCCGCCAAGCCATCTTCTCTCTGTCATCTCAAACTCACTGCAAAGCCCACTTCCTTGAATCATTTTTTGCCGTCAGCACAAGCCTGCGAACACCATCCCTAAATACCTGGGCAGGAGCCAGAATTGGCCTTCTTTTTTGAAACCGTCTTAACATTTCTtcataaatagaaaaattgcTTCTGGAGGCTCATTTTAAGCATGGTGTCAGGTCCGAATCACCAGATACACGTAAAGTCCACACCTCCCCAACCTACTACTAAAAATAGCCCCAGAGCACAGACAGGACTCTTTTCGCGGTTGTGTCAATAATTAAGCATTGTGCTTTTCTGTTCTCTAGAGTCTGGGATGTGAACACGGGCGAAGTTCTGAACACGTTGATCCACCACAACGAGGCTGTGCTGCACTTACGCTTCAGCAATGGACTGATGGTGACCTGTTCCAAGGACCGCTCCATAGCAGTGTGGGACATGGCTTCTGCCACCGATATCACTTTGCGCCGTGTCCTGGTTGGCCACCGTGCTGCTGTCAATGTCGTAGACTTTGACGATAAATACATAGTGTCTGCCTCTGGTGACAGGACCATCAAAGTAAGTGTGTCTGCAGTCACAATTCTGCTTGTTTCCATCCGTTTAGAACATTGAGAAAGCAGAGGTAGCTTATACCAACCTTGCATCTGGCAAGATCTTTATTCTCCTCCATTCGTGCTTGTGAGACCTCAAGGCATGCTCATTCTTCCTGCTTCTAGAGTCATAGGCAAGGTCAGAGAAAAGGGTCGTCATGGGGCCCGGACAGAGAGCAGTCCTCTGTTTAATGAAAGGACATTGTTGATAGCCTTTTTAAGGGGAAGAGAACTAACCTATGAGACATGTACCATCTGCCGGAAGCTTCCCATTACTGCCTCACTCCACCCTCCCAGCACTGTTGAGCCACATTTTACAGACGTGGCGCAGAGAATGAAGGACTGTGCTGAAGACCACATTGGTGGCAGAGTTGAGATTTGATTTATTCACCCAGTCTTGAGAGTCTGCCATGCCATCGCCCCTGGGCTGCATGCTGGAGACACAATGAAGAGCAAGACGGGTCCCTGCCTCCAAGGAGCTCAGCCTGTGGTGTGAGGCAGACATGTGACAAGCAGTTGTAGCGTAGGGTGATCCAGCGGATATGGTAAATGCGGTGCTGATTCTAATATCCAGGttaactctttaaaatttttgctttccttgtatttttcaacagcctattgagatataattcacataccataagaTTCATCATTTTAAAGCATACCATTCAGTGGTTTAGTATATTCAAGTGTTGCGTGGTCATCACTAGTTTCAGAACATCTTCAGCACCCTCTGGAAACAACCTCATATCCATGAACGGTCAACCCctatccctccccccgccccgatcGCTGGCagtcactaatctactttccatggatttgcctgtttTAGAGTTTTCagataaatgtaatcatataccACGTGGCCTTTGTTTTCAACGTTCATCCGTGTACTTTGTGGCATgagtcagtacttcattccttctgATGACTAAATAAAATTCcgtgtgtggatgtaccacattttgtttatccactcatcagttcaTGGACATTTTGATTGTTTGCATATCCtatctgttataaataatgctgacataaatatttgtgtacagatttttgCATGTACATagatttttaattctcttgggaGGGTAGCTCTGTGTtgaacattttgaggaactgccaaactgttttccaaaatggcttcaCCATTTaacaatcccaccagcagtgtatgggCTCAGAAACCTTCCTTTTATGACCTGTACTGGGCAGCATTCTAGTATCTAGCCCCACAGATAGCAGGCTAGATAGCATCAAACTTTTAGATTGGATAGTTGGGAAGCTGAAAAACTAGGATTTTTGGCACCTCACTCACCACTCAATCACACCAATTTGTACAAGGCCAGTGCCTAGGAGTCGGGAGAGTTTGGGCCTTATTATAAAACAGATACTGCATAGTATCAGCCCAGatgtttctccatatcctcaccagcacttagtgtgtgtttgtgtgtagttGTCtcttttattatagccatcctagtagtaATTTAGTGATATCTTTGCAGTTTTGCTTTCCATTTCCCTAACgaccagtgatgttgagcatctgttcatgtgctTATCGGccatttttataacttctttgAAGAAACGTCCAGttaaatcttttgctcatttcaAAACTtagattatttgtctttttgttatttagTTGCaaaagttctttacatattctgattacaagtcccttatcagataaatgatttgcaaatattttcttcctgtgggttgtcttttcactttcttggtgaagtccagtttatcagtttttttgttacttgtgcttttaTTATCATATCGAAGAAACAATCGCCTAAtacaaggtcacaaagatttactcgtatgttttcttctgagagttatAGTTTCAGCTCCTACATTTAGGTCATTGTCCATgttgaattaaatttttatatacagtGTGGCATAGGGACCCAACTTCATCCTTTTGCCTCTGGATATCAGCTAcaaacacagctaataaaataattcaGGGCACATTGGTTGCTTTACGTCTCCTTATTTGGCTTGTATTAAGTGTGTCTATGGACATCTAAGTCCTGCAGACAGCTTCACAAAAGAGGGAATATTTATTCCACATACATAATATTCGGAGTGATGTGTCAAAACAAATGGAGCTGTCCACGAAACTATGCTGGAAAGAAGAGGATGTGAAAGGTGAAGCCTTTTCACATCAGTTACATTGGGTTTGACATGTCAGCtggcataaaaacataaaatctgGCCCAAACCCTTTCCTCTAGGCAAATGAATGTCTGAACCATCCAGGAGATGTTCTCTTTGTGAAGATCTCAAGGTTTGGAAACTTCACAACTTCCCTCTTTATTTCATTCCAGTTTTATCACTCAGCAGCTAAGAAACTGTTAGGCTGTCCAATCTGTTCCCCAACCTACCCAGCATATTTCATAATCAAGTATTTTGGTCATTCTTagaagttctgatttttttttttaaggtatattgTGAGAGggcttttctgcatttattcttAAACGTATCGTTAACTTGTTGTGCAGGTCTGGAGCACGAGCACCTGTGAATTTGTTCGTACTCTGAATGGGCACAAGCGAGGCATTGCCTGTCTCCAGTACAGGGATCGGTTGGTTGTTAGTGGGTCATCGGATAATACCATAAGGTGAGTAGAAGTTGGTGTGCTGACAGAGTGGGCTCATTTTGCCATAGTGTTGACATATTTCCAGTCATAATGCTCAAAAGACTCAGTTTTGGGGGCTGCTTCAGATAAGAAAACTTTAGGTcacttttatttatctatctggTTCTGCATACTAAAGTGGGTAAATTGTGTATGCCCTGGGTGTTCTTCCAGGATTCCCCCAGTGCACAAGGTTTTATAACCTCAACTCCACCCAAGATCACTTAATAGCCTAATGCCTCAGAACAGAGGCTCCTCCAGCCTGACGTTCTCCTTTCCCTTACCAGTGAGCTCCTGCCTCTTTCCCTAACGGATGGGAGTgtactttatttctctctcccaaCACTGTCATCAGTTCCTGTTTGGTCATTTATCTtatctcccttttttcttccctacACTCATTGTCCTTGCTTTCTAATAAATATGACTATCTTTAAACACTTTTTGTCTTATTAAGAACTTCCCTTAAATATCTATTTAATTacccaagtgatttttttccactgTCCCAACATATTCTAGTAGGTTTTTTATAACCAAATTGCCTGTTTGGGCAGAATAAGGATTGGACtcaatattacttttttaaaaaaagaaagaaagcaaacacaGTATAACTATAACTGCCAAaagttttctttatcattttaagtTTTAAGATATCATAAAAGTTAGTTGAGAACTTGAATATTGGTTCTCTTGCATCTCTTTATTCTTTGCATTACTTAGTATTTCAGCAGTAAACAATCCTTAACTTCCTAATTGGAATCTCTGAgctttttacaaaataataatgtGTATTGCTGTATAGTTTATGGAAGGGAACCACTTTGGAGTCATAGTGGCGGTGCTGAATGGCACTCTTCACAGTAGATTAGAGAAGCCATCGTCGCTGACACTGATGAGAACCTTTGCTGACGGTACAGTATTCATTGGATGTATGATAGCTACTCGTGGAGAGGCTAAGAAAATGTCATTGAGAATAAGTTTGCTAACTTTGTACATGTTAGTTTGCTGTGATTTCTTTATGCAAATAATGTCAATAAATCAAtgacaatagaaaaaaaactcTATTTCCAGAGTTGTTAGATAAATCATATACAGAGAAAAAGGCTGAATGTAGTCAATGGGTTTATATTTCTAAGACACTGCATATGCCTAATGAGAGGCTCCCACTCTGCCCTTGTAACCTAGACAGCCCTAGGATGCAGTCTGTATCTAGGAAGGGGTGTCCGTAAGCCTCATCAGGAGAGGGAGACCTCTGTGCTGGTTCACCGGTTCTAATCTCGGTGGTGGAAGCCTAGCCCCCTGGgctgtatttattttctccccCACACCTacatcctttttcttctttatggccTGCAATCcctatctccccccacccccccgccaccaaATTCTTCCTAGACCATTTGGCTACTTGGTTTTATCAACTCAGACATCAAGAGAATGCCTATGAActaaatataattgaaatttcTTGTTTGTTGGCGTTATTTAAATAACAACAACATGCAAGTGATTTTTGAAAGTTTCAAACTATGTAAAAGGAAGTACAATGAAAAGTAAGCCTTCCTCCCAAGTTAGTTCTTATAAAACACACGAATGGTATAAATGTACACGTGTATCTTTGAATGTGTGTAGTGTGGACTGGGAGTGAGATAGAAATAAAGATCCCCAGGATAGTGCGAATCATGCGTAGAAAGTGGATTCACAGAGATCTGTTTTCCATTCAAGGCTGTGGGATATTGAATGTGGCGCCTGTTTAAGAGTCCTAGAGGGACATGAAGAATTGGTCCGATGCATCCGGTTTGATAACAAGAGGATTGTCAGTGGGGCCTATGATGGGTATGTGTTTCAGATTTTCAAGTGCACAGCCACAACTatatgaagaggaaaaataagtaCTGCATATTAAGCAGCTATGTATGTGCCAGGCCCGTGCTAGGTATTTCCTATATCATGGTGGATGGCAGGTGTTGTTATACCACTCGATCAAGTGGGCACACTCAGGCCCAGAAGGGTGAACTAAATATAAGTGTTTGCTTTTAACCATTATTGTAAACTCAGGGACTAGCTTAGGCTGTGTAGGAATTTAGTTCTTTGTCCCAGCCCCAAATTAAaccaggcttttttctttttttttcttttttttttcggtGAGTTCAATGataaatttcttttcccttttggtgAATTGAACACATCCTCTTTAAAAAGCCTCATGACTCTTAAAATGAGCAAATGGCAACCGTAAACCTTTCAAGATGACCTTATATATACTTCACAAACGGGTtagttggtctgttcatactcCTATTATTAACTTTCAGCATTTGCTTAGTTTGGAGAAAGGTATCCTTGGAATTTCACAGAGAGCCCTAGCTTCTGTCAGTGGCACCTACTCAGCCCTAGAGAGCCCCCGATTAATGAATTTGGTGACATAGATTATCGTCAGGAACTGAATTTAGATAACATGAAGTTGTTCTCTTGTCTCCTTTCAAATGATATTTCTTCACAATTTCAACAATTCTGAGAATGTGTAGGTCCTTATTTTTTCCAAATCAAGTGTAATTGGTTTAAATACCTTTAAACCAATTACAACCTGCTCAAAACATCAGCAGGTTCCCCATTAGCTTTTAAAATAGGCAGTTCAAATGCACCCCTTTCTGCCAAGGAAATGCTTgacaatatataaaatgttaacttttcCACTAATTGTGATGTCATTTTCCTTTCTAGGAAAATCAAAGTTTGGGACTTGCAAGCTGCTCTCGACCCCCGTGCCCCAGCAAGCACATTGTGTCTGCGCACATTGGTGGTATGTGATCTGTTGAAACTGGAAGTGCTTTCCTTTGCTGGCAGTTGGCCACCTGCAGATAGATGTCCCTGCACCCATCACTGAAAAGCTTCTGTATCTCGCAGTGTGCCTTCTGAGAAATGCACCGTTCTGTCAATTTTGTTTAGTCAAAATCAGAGAATATTTGACATTCATATTTCTGTGAGCTCTTTTTGTAAGGAGTattaacacaatttaaaatatgaaagcagGCTTCCTCATTTGTAGGTGGACTGATTTCCTCCTAGAGCATGAAGTATTTCCTGTCTGCAAATTTGGGAGATTTCCTAATATGGGTGTCTGCGGTTGTGTTGTGTTTTATAACTCTGCACAGTTTTGTACTGCTATGGTGGACTTTCCCCTCAACCTGTATTCTTTGGGTTATTGCTTGGCATATAGGaatactttgttttttatatgttAATCTCGTTTTTGCAACTTGACCAAGCTCATTATTTCTAACAgtctgtttacttttgttttgttttgaggagacaattgtttgaaaatattgatagagttttcttattttcagtagttttaccttctatttcttttgcttctttcattGACTAGGGCATGCAGAACTTTAGTCAGTGCcgttcttgttttcttcctgattttaatAGGAAGACTTCTGGTATTTCACCATTAATTTTGATGTTAGTTGCGGTTTGAGATAGATAAGTTGGTTGCCTTTAAAACACTATTCTTCTGGCCCTAGTTTTTACAGTGCATCAAGAATGGCTAGTAGATACTGTTGCTTACCTTTTTAAGACTCTTTGTAAGATGATCACATAGTTTTTCTCCTTTGACATATTAATATGCTGGGATCTAGGATACAAagttaaattaaagaaaaagcctAGACGGGAAAGCAGAATACATATCCCTAGGGTAAAGGACAGTAAAGCTCTGGAAACCTATTTAGGAAGCCTGGATAAGGAGCTGTATTTTCAGCCTGTGCCAACTTCCTGGTAGTGAAATAGGAGGGATTGTAAAGGTCTCGTTTTATTCATCAAGCTGTTATGTTTCACAGGAACATTCTGGACGTGTGTTTCGGCTACAGTTTGATGAATTTCAGATCATCAGCAGTTCCCATGATGACACGATTTTGATTTGGGATTTCTTAAACGTGCCCCCCAGTGCCCAGAATGAGACCCGTTCTCCCTCCAGAACATACACTTATATCTCCAGATAACAGTCTGCACTTTACCCATTTCAGGTGAGTACTTCCCCCACTTTTAGTTTTGCTGATTGAATTCACCTTCTTTTTGGGGAAATTTtgtgatttggattcctttctcagTAATAGGAACCAAGGTGGTTTAGTCTTTATTAGATGTATCAACTTGGCAGAGTTCTAGTATAAGGCTAGACCTTTATGGTCACATCAAAATGCGATCTAAATCGGAATCCTGCTTACTGTAGGTTTTTGTATTGGCAGACACCGTGgttcctgttttttaaaacttgttttcccAGGTCATACCAATTTAATACCAGTCAAGTCCTCCAAATTCTGTTTAGGGGTGTAAggatcttctttttctctttctttcctgtctttcagTTCtatcttttatttgaaaaaaagtcaCCATCAAGCAAACACTTAAAACTACCTCCcctcagggcttcctagatggcgcagtggttaagaatccgcctgccaatgcaggggacacgggtttgattcctgctccaggaagatcccacatgtcatggagcaactaagcccgtgagccacaactatgggaatacggggatatgtgtataaaaacagatgattgaacttggtgtaccccccccccccaaaataataaataaataaataaaattaaaaaaaaaactacctccCCTCCTCCGTTACAGTCCACCCACCACCACCGTTCCCTAGAGTAGGGATCAAAGAGGGGTGTTTGTTGAGAGAGCCCCTGAAACTCGTTCTTCATCCATTAGACACAACAGGTCCCCTGGAAGCAAAGTCCTTTGCTCTGGTTATCTGGTTACAGGAGACTTAGAGACATTATCACCATTGATGATGGCATGTTGTGGTTACTAAGGGTGTCCAGCTAGAGGCTGAGAAGCCTTACTTGGCTGTGTCCTTGGAACTGATGACCCTGTTCATCTGGAGCAGTGTTCCCACCTCTGAGGTTTTACAAGGGGCCTGTGAATTCTGTGCACAGTAATCTTTGTAGATTGAATAAATAATGTTTGTGCATATTTGTGCtatcatgtatatatgtatgtaaagaCTGTGTTAATAAAACTCAGTATTTATGTAAAGACATTACTTAATGCTTAGTAGCTCTTTATCATTGTATATTTTCCTGTtcacttaatattaaaaatataaagtccaTGTGTAGAATTGTGACTTTTTTTGGtgaaaagatagggaatcactgTTTTCCCTGTCGTTAAGTTGGCATCTTTTCAGATTCTCCTTTTTTTTGCTCCAGGAAGTTTGTCTTATTCAGGGTCAGCAGACTATAGCCAGAGGCCAAACTTGACCCACTGCctaattttttttatccttacTATAGCAATCTAAGAATCATTTTTTACGcttttaaactgaaaaaattaaaagaagaatattattttaggacatgaaaattatataaaattcaaattccagtgcccataaatagttttattggaacacagtcacagctcatctgtttatgtattgtctgtgcctgtttttgtgcttcagtggcagagttgagtagttgcaacagaaaccATGTGGCCTAAAATATGTACAGTCTGGCCCTTTAAGCAAAAGTATGCTGACCTCTGGTCTTGCCCCTTTCCATCTATTAGTGATAAGCCAGGGATCTGCATCAGGAATGCCAAAGGTATTTTTTCTTCATGCCAGCTCAGTTTGATCATTAGTGACTGGCTGGAGTACTGCCTTTGAAAGGATGATG
Encoded proteins:
- the FBXW11 gene encoding F-box/WD repeat-containing protein 11 isoform X6, encoding MEPDSVIEDKTIELMISNGTSSVIVSRKRPSEGNYQKEKDLCIKYFDQWSESDQVEFVEHLISRMCHYQHGHINSYLKPMLQRDFITALPEQGLDHIAENILSYLDARSLCAAELVCKEWQRVISEGMLWKKLIERMVRTDPLWKGLSERRGWDQYLFKNRPTDGPPNSFYRSLYPKIIQDIETIESNWRCGRHNLQRIQCRSENSKGVYCLQYDDEKIISGLRDNSIKIWDKTSLECLKVLTGHTGSVLCLQYDERVIVTGSSDSTVRVWDVNTGEVLNTLIHHNEAVLHLRFSNGLMVTCSKDRSIAVWDMASATDITLRRVLVGHRAAVNVVDFDDKYIVSASGDRTIKVWSTSTCEFVRTLNGHKRGIACLQYRDRLVVSGSSDNTIRLWDIECGACLRVLEGHEELVRCIRFDNKRIVSGAYDGKIKVWDLQAALDPRAPASTLCLRTLVEHSGRVFRLQFDEFQIISSSHDDTILIWDFLNVPPSAQNETRSPSRTYTYISR
- the FBXW11 gene encoding F-box/WD repeat-containing protein 11 isoform X2, translating into MEPDSVIEDKTIELMCSVPRSLWLGCANLVESMCALSCLQSMPSVRCLQISNGTSSVIVSRKRPSEGNYQKEKDLCIKYFDQWSESDQVEFVEHLISRMCHYQHGHINSYLKPMLQRDFITALPEQGLDHIAENILSYLDARSLCAAELVCKEWQRVISEGMLWKKLIERMVRTDPLWKGLSERRGWDQYLFKNRPTDGPPNSFYRSLYPKIIQDIETIESNWRCGRHNLQRIQCRSENSKGVYCLQYDDEKIISGLRDNSIKIWDKTSLECLKVLTGHTGSVLCLQYDERVIVTGSSDSTVRVWDVNTGEVLNTLIHHNEAVLHLRFSNGLMVTCSKDRSIAVWDMASATDITLRRVLVGHRAAVNVVDFDDKYIVSASGDRTIKVWSTSTCEFVRTLNGHKRGIACLQYRDRLVVSGSSDNTIRLWDIECGACLRVLEGHEELVRCIRFDNKRIVSGAYDGKIKVWDLQAALDPRAPASTLCLRTLVEHSGRVFRLQFDEFQIISSSHDDTILIWDFLNVPPSAQNETRSPSRTYTYISR
- the FBXW11 gene encoding F-box/WD repeat-containing protein 11 isoform X5; amino-acid sequence: MEDQNEDESPKKNTLWQISNGTSSVIVSRKRPSEGNYQKEKDLCIKYFDQWSESDQVEFVEHLISRMCHYQHGHINSYLKPMLQRDFITALPEQGLDHIAENILSYLDARSLCAAELVCKEWQRVISEGMLWKKLIERMVRTDPLWKGLSERRGWDQYLFKNRPTDGPPNSFYRSLYPKIIQDIETIESNWRCGRHNLQRIQCRSENSKGVYCLQYDDEKIISGLRDNSIKIWDKTSLECLKVLTGHTGSVLCLQYDERVIVTGSSDSTVRVWDVNTGEVLNTLIHHNEAVLHLRFSNGLMVTCSKDRSIAVWDMASATDITLRRVLVGHRAAVNVVDFDDKYIVSASGDRTIKVWSTSTCEFVRTLNGHKRGIACLQYRDRLVVSGSSDNTIRLWDIECGACLRVLEGHEELVRCIRFDNKRIVSGAYDGKIKVWDLQAALDPRAPASTLCLRTLVEHSGRVFRLQFDEFQIISSSHDDTILIWDFLNVPPSAQNETRSPSRTYTYISR
- the FBXW11 gene encoding F-box/WD repeat-containing protein 11 isoform X4, producing the protein MEPDSVIEDKTIELMNTSVMEDQNEDESPKKNTLWQISNGTSSVIVSRKRPSEGNYQKEKDLCIKYFDQWSESDQVEFVEHLISRMCHYQHGHINSYLKPMLQRDFITALPEQGLDHIAENILSYLDARSLCAAELVCKEWQRVISEGMLWKKLIERMVRTDPLWKGLSERRGWDQYLFKNRPTDGPPNSFYRSLYPKIIQDIETIESNWRCGRHNLQRIQCRSENSKGVYCLQYDDEKIISGLRDNSIKIWDKTSLECLKVLTGHTGSVLCLQYDERVIVTGSSDSTVRVWDVNTGEVLNTLIHHNEAVLHLRFSNGLMVTCSKDRSIAVWDMASATDITLRRVLVGHRAAVNVVDFDDKYIVSASGDRTIKVWSTSTCEFVRTLNGHKRGIACLQYRDRLVVSGSSDNTIRLWDIECGACLRVLEGHEELVRCIRFDNKRIVSGAYDGKIKVWDLQAALDPRAPASTLCLRTLVEHSGRVFRLQFDEFQIISSSHDDTILIWDFLNVPPSAQNETRSPSRTYTYISR
- the FBXW11 gene encoding F-box/WD repeat-containing protein 11 isoform X3, whose product is MCALSCLQSMPSVRCLQNTSVMEDQNEDESPKKNTLWQISNGTSSVIVSRKRPSEGNYQKEKDLCIKYFDQWSESDQVEFVEHLISRMCHYQHGHINSYLKPMLQRDFITALPEQGLDHIAENILSYLDARSLCAAELVCKEWQRVISEGMLWKKLIERMVRTDPLWKGLSERRGWDQYLFKNRPTDGPPNSFYRSLYPKIIQDIETIESNWRCGRHNLQRIQCRSENSKGVYCLQYDDEKIISGLRDNSIKIWDKTSLECLKVLTGHTGSVLCLQYDERVIVTGSSDSTVRVWDVNTGEVLNTLIHHNEAVLHLRFSNGLMVTCSKDRSIAVWDMASATDITLRRVLVGHRAAVNVVDFDDKYIVSASGDRTIKVWSTSTCEFVRTLNGHKRGIACLQYRDRLVVSGSSDNTIRLWDIECGACLRVLEGHEELVRCIRFDNKRIVSGAYDGKIKVWDLQAALDPRAPASTLCLRTLVEHSGRVFRLQFDEFQIISSSHDDTILIWDFLNVPPSAQNETRSPSRTYTYISR